A genomic window from Diospyros lotus cultivar Yz01 chromosome 2, ASM1463336v1, whole genome shotgun sequence includes:
- the LOC127794928 gene encoding uncharacterized protein LOC127794928 isoform X1, producing MDSVVYAALEEVCSQGGNGLALEALWPKLSPSLASYGLHPCAAVKSAVWTNLLSNPALLFEAKGVSYDSSDPKLQSLEEAERLGLKILAAEHLRNSFVGIYDIKASDAGISQPQRRVLERLAIARTNGITQSELAKEFGMKGNNIFYVLRNLESRGLIVKQSTIVRTKEASKEGETKSSSIVNTNMLHLYRYAKHLGCQQRLEITKRDKPLLDNENVDLDAANCDSVSDEFVKDDVHVKDFLPALKAICDKLELADGKILVVSDIKRDLGYRRTSGHRAWRNILNRLKDARVLEEFCAKVSGKEVSCLRLLKSFSPKNFEPKMVGRGDDDLDTEQLVKLGKRGEITDQLMELPIEHQIYDMVDAEGSKGIMITEVCKRLGINNKRYYTRLLNMFSRFGMHIQAESHNKGVAYRVWTSRNLSPATPNSVFGNQEIVLKGDAASNPSAGELAPAIPESDLWTSKAEVRDIGTSLENAVEPELSCGSAERELCTVSTAGVTNVAALETSSLPLSMPHKQRSYPIYPCLNLTAASAQREQWVLQRLQEEKFIVRAELRRELERLGKDKQTTMDRKTLDRTLNKLQQEGYCKCIRVSVPVVSNCGRNRTTEVVLQPSIDVSPELLCQIHERLRSFDFEVRAEGSSRLKKCESVPVLDGVQRIFKSEKLDVQAEKSEAMRANGFVLAKMVRTKLLHLHLWSHLSSSAGWDGALSSGKHGYDLKNPHSTCKLFSLDAAIKAMPLELFLQVVGSTQKFEDMIEKCRSGLCLSNLSEQEYKHLMDTRATGRLSCIIDILRRLKLIRLVRDGHSEDIINVSHATLAYALELRPYVEEPISIIGPSSGVIPFDLRPQIRHDFILTSRNAVDEYWNTLEYSYAAADSRAALHAFPGSAVHEVFLSRSWASVRVMTAEQRAELLKRVFSDDPNKKFSFKDCEKIAKDLNLTLEQVLRVYYDKRQQRLSKFQGSLNVDGEEFQSVNKRHVSSLRKRKQSSEGRSSKHAKVGTIDEHSSGTRIHGLSSIDSQFTEEQSSFVTCSGEQDSYLDTCQDEVPMEPIQEPEPNGESEHHSFFHECALSRMKPTCKRKFSWTEKAERQLVIEYVRHRAALGANFHRTDWSSLPRLPAPPDACKRRMALLNSDLKFRKAVMRLCNVLGERYAKHLDKLGNRSSNSTGCRVRDSFLRKDCHRTPDDVERNEELGFEGNWDNFDDKNVKIALDEVLQYKRMFKLDSSRRDGSVVERQSDLRIGAKGHAPLETELTSLTPNEEIHNHGGGNDGHPKRLSCHHLPPKYIKLLKGGISVGRGAHESLAISNAAELFKLVFLSTSTAPEVLNMLTKTLRRYSEHDLFAAFNYLREKRIMVGGSGGNPFALSQQFLHNISSSPFPINTGKRAAKFASWLQEKEKDLIEEGIDLTADLQCGDIFYLCALIFSGELIISAYLPDEGVGEVEDSRSLKRKSDYRQACSPDVVKKMKLSVAGEGEIISRREKGFPGIRLCVTRATLSTLDAIDLFKDGDIHNGTPTFSKNDKVNTSSSINVDSAAFSYSHIKQAHNEGSSILTTVTNKSEWETMASYAENLISLPSHEQQASPFCPELFRDVYLAIQKAGDQGLSMEEVSQVMNPQGEHMPELIVDVLEAFGRALKVNAYNSVHVVDSLYRSKYFLTSITPHNHDLEVKSCTNFKSNDRHLNHGSDTHEDVGATTPNDLSMNAEEVHKITILNRPEEVPEPSCEFQGNKRVEREQANLISLGCDHKSETFEFHSSDLDMCTPVLPWVNGDGTINNIVYKGLVRRILGILMQNPGMLEDDIINRMNALNPQGCRTLLKLMILDNHISVRKMHQYTSGEPPAILGRLLGSNFRRSKLIWREHFFANPMSTALL from the exons ATGGACTCCGTCGTCTACGCGGCGCTCGAAGAGGTCTGTTCGCAGGGCGGCAACGGGCTGGCCCTGGAAGCGCTCTGGCCTAAACTCAGCCCCTCCCTCGCCTCCTACGGTCTCCACCCTTGTGCCGCCGTGAAGAGCGCCGTCTGGACCAACCTCCTCAGCAATCCGGCGCTTCTGTTTGAAGCCAAGGGCGTTTCTTACGACTCTAGCGACCCCAAACTCCAGTCGCTGGAGGAGGCGGAGAGGCTCGGCTTGAAGATCCTCGCCGCCGAGCACCTCCGCAACAGCTTCGTCGGCATTTACGACATCAAGGCCTCCGACGCGGGGATTTCCCAGCCCCAGCGCCGCGTCCTCGAGCGGCTCGCCATTGCCAG AACGAATGGTATTACCCAAAGTGAACTTGCCAAGGAATTTGGCATGAAAGGCAACAACATTTTCTATGTACTGAGGAATCTTGAGTCCCGAGGGCTTATTGTCAAGCAATCAACAATTGTGAGGACCAAAGAAGCTAGCAAGGAAGGGGAGACAAAAAGTAGCTCAATTGTGAATACAAACATGCTTCACCTATATCGTTATGCCAAGCATTTGGGGTGTCAACAAAGACTTGAAATCACTAAAAGGGACAAACCATTGTTGGACAATGAGAATGTGGATTTAGATGCTGCAAATTGTGATAGTGTTTCTGATGAATTTGTTAAAGACGATGTGCATGTCAAAGATTTTCTGCCAGCATTGAAAGCCATTTGTGATAAACTTGAACTAGCTGATGGAAAG ATTCTTGTTGTGTCAGACATTAAGCGAGACCTTGGTTACAGGCGAACTAGTGGGCATCGGGCTTGGAGAAAT ATTTTGAACCGGCTAAAAGATGCTCGTGTGCTTGAGGAGTTTTGTGCAAAAGTGAGCGGGAAG GAGGTCAGCTGTTTGCGTTTGCTGAAAAGCTTTTCTCCAAAGAATTTTGAGCCTAAAATGGTTGGACGGGGAGATGATGATCTTGACACAGAACAACTGGTGAAATTGGGAAAGAGAGGTGAAATCACTGATCAGCTTATGGAGCTTCCCATTGAACATCAAATCTATGATATGGTGGATGCTGAAGGATCAAAAGGCATAATGATCACTGAG GTCTGCAAGAGGCTTGGGATTAACAACAAACGATATTATACCCGCCTTCTTAATATGTTCTCCAGGTTCGGGATGCATATTCAGGCAGAAAGCCATAACAAAGGCGTGGCTTATCGAGTTTGGACATCTAGAAATTTAAGTCCTGCCACACCCAATAGTGTTTTTGGTAATCAAGAAATTGTCTTGAAAGGAGATGCTGCTTCTAATCCATCTGCAGGGGAGTTGGCTCCAGCCATTCCGGAGTCAGATCTTTGGACTTCTAAAGCTGAAGTTAGAGACATTGGTACATCTCTAGAGAATGCAGTTGAACCAGAACTTTCTTGTGGTTCTGCTGAACGTG AACTTTGTACTGTGAGTACTGCAGGTGTAACAAATGTTGCTGCGCTTGAAACGTCATCCCTTCCCTTGTCAATGCCCCATAAACAACGATCATATCCAATTTATCCCTGCCTCAATTTGACTGCAGCTAGCGCCCAAAGGGAGCAGTGGGTCCTTCAAAGATTACAG GAGGAAAAGTTTATTGTAAGAGCTGAGTTACGTAGGGAGCTTGAGAGACTGGGGAAGGACAAGCAGACAACAATGGACAGAAAGACACTAGACCGTACTCTGAATAAACTTCAGCAGGAAGGATATTGTAAATGCATTCGGGTTAGTGTCCCTGTTGTTTCGAACTGTGGCCGCAATCGTACAACAGAGGTGGTTCTGCAACCATCTATTGACGTATCCCCTGAATTATTATGCCAAATTCATGAGAGACTAAGGTCTTTTGACTTTGAAGTCCGTGCTGAAGGTTCATCTCGATTGAAGAAATGTGAATCAGTTCCTGTCCTGGATGGTGTTCAGAGAATCTTTAAAAGTGAAAAATTAGATGTCCAAGCTGAAAAGTCAGAGGCCATGCGTGCTAATGGATTTGTATTGGCAAAGATGGTTCGTACAAAGCTACTCCATCTCCATCTGTGGAGCCATCTCAGTAGTTCTGCTGGTTGGGACGGTGCTttatcatctggcaaacatggatATGACCTGAAGAATCCGCACAGCACTTGCAAACTTTTTTCACTTGATGCAGCTATTAAGGCCATGCCACTTGAGCTGTTCTTGCAAGTTGTAGGGTCTACTCAAAAATTTGAAGATATGATTGAGAAATGTAGGAGCGGTTTGTGTCTTTCTAATCTTTCTGAACAGGAATACAAACATCTGATGGATACCCGAGCAACTGGAAGGTTGTCATGCATTATTGACATTTTACGCCGTCTAAAG TTGATTCGGCTTGTAAGAGATGGACATTCAGAAGATATAATCAATGTTTCACATGCTACTCTCGCATATGCACTGGAACTTAGACCTTATGTTGAGGAACCTATCTCAATAATTGGGCCATCTTCTGGTGTCATCCCTTTTGATCTTCGCCCTCAAATTAGACATGATTTTATTCTTACAAGCAGGAATGCTGTTGATGAATACTGGAATACCTTAGAGTATAGTTATGCTGCTGCCGATTCGAGAGCTGCTTTACATGCATTCCCTGGTTCTGCAGTTCATGAG GTATTTCTTTCCCGATCATGGGCCTCAGTCCGGGTTATGACAGCAGAACAGCGTGCTGAGCTTCTCAAGCGTGTTTTCAGTGATGacccaaataagaaattttcttttaaagattGTGAGAAGATTGCAAAGGATCTTAATTTGACATTAGAGCAG GTGCTTCGTGTCTATTATGATAAGCGACAACAGCGACTTTCAAAGTTTCAGGGATCCCTAAATGTTGATGGGGAGGAGTTTCAGTCAGTAAACAAGAGACATGTTTCATCTTTGCGGAAAAGAAAACAATCTTCTGAGGGAAGATCATCAAAGCATGCAAAAGTTGGTACTATAGATGAGCACTCTAGTGGTACGAGGATCCATGGGTTATCTAGTATTGATAGTCAGTTTACAGAAGAACAAAGTTCCTTTGTAACTTGTTCAGGGGAGCAGGACAGTTATTTAGATACATGTCAAGATGAAGTTCCCATGGAGCCAATACAGGAGCCAGAGCCAAATGGAGAATCAGAGCATCACTCTTTTTTTCATGAGTGTGCCCTTTCAAGAATGAAGCCAACATGTAAAAGAAAGTTTTCATGGACAGAAAAGGCAGAAAG GCAACTGGTAATAGAATATGTAAGACACCGTGCTGCTCTTGGTGCAAACTTTCACCGTACAGATTGGTCTTCACTTCCACGTCTTCCAGCACCTCCTGATGCCTGCAAAAGAAGAATGGCATTGCTGAACAGTGATTTGAAGTTTAGAAAAGCTGTAATGAGACTCTGTAACGTGCTTGGAGAGCGATATGCGAAACACTTGGATAAACTGGGAAACAGATCATCAAATAGTACTGGCTGCAGAGTTCGGGATTCATTTCTTAGGAAAGATTGCCACAGGACACCTGATGATGTTGAACGTAATGAGGAGTTGGGCTTTGAGGGAAATTGGGATAATTTTGATGACAAAAATGTAAAGATTGCCCTTGATGAAGTTCTCCAATACAAAAGGATGTTTAAGTTAGATTCCTCTAGAAGAGATGGTTCTGTTGTAGAGCGACAGTCAGATCTGAGAATAGGTGCTAAAGGACAT GCTCCCTTGGAAACTGAACTAACTTCTCTCACACCTAATGAGGAAATTCACAACCATGGTGGTGGGAATGATGGTCATCCTAAGAGATTGAGTTGTCATCACCTTCCTCCAAAGTATATTAAGCTTTTGAAAGGAGGAATCAGTGTTGGTAGAGGGGCACACGAATCTTTAGCTATTTCCAATGCTGCAGAGCTATTTAAGCTTGTCTTCCTGAGCACCTCAACAGCTCCAGAGGTGCTGAATATGCTTACAAAAACATTAAGGCGTTATTCTGAGCATgatctttttgctgcctttaaCTACCTTAGAGAGAAGAGAATTATG GTTGGGGGCAGTGGAGGCAATCCGTTTGCACTTTCTCAACAGTTCCTGCATAATATTTCATCATCTCCATTTCCAATTAACACAGGAAAAAGGGCTGCCAAGTTTGCTAGTTGGctccaagaaaaagaaaaagatctcATTGAAGAGGGGATTGATCTCACTGCAGATTTGCAATGTGGAGACATTTTCTATTTGTGTGCTCTAATTTTTTCTGGAGAGTTGATAATTTCAGCATACTTGCCAGATGAGGGTGTGGGAGAGGTTGAGGACTCTAGATCATTGAAACGCAAATCTGATTATCGCCAGGCGTGCAGTCCTGATGTGGTAAAAAAGATGAAACTTTCTGTGGCAGGAGAAGGTGAAATTATTTCTCGCCGAGAAAAAGGCTTTCCTGGTATTAGGTTATGTGTAACTCGTGCCACACTTTCAACGCTTGATGCTATAGATTTGTTCAAAGATGGAGATATCCATAATGGCACACCTACTTTTAGCAAAAATGATAAAGTCAACACATCTTCAAGTATAAATGTTGACAGTGCTGCATTTTCATATAGCCATATCAAGCAAGCCCATAATGAGGGGAGCAGCATTCTGACAACTGTTACCAATAAGTCAGAGTGGGAAACTATGGCAAGCTATGCTGAAAATTTGATATCTTTGCCTAGTCACGAACAACAGGCCAGTCCTTTTTGTCCTGAGCTTTTTAGAGATGTTTACTTGGCCATTCAGAAAGCTGGAGACCAAGGTTTGAGCATGGAGGAAGTCTCCCAGGTCATGAACCCACAAG GGGAACATATGCCAGAACTTATTGTTGATGTACTTGAAGCTTTTGGGAGGGCTTTAAAG GTCAATGCTTATAACTCTGTCCATGTTGTTGATTCCTTATACCGTTCAAAGTATTTCTTGACCTCAATCACCCCTCATAATCATGATCTGGAGGTGAAATCATGTACAAATTTCAAAAGTAATGATAGGCACTTGAATCATGGGTCGGACACTCATGAAGATGTTGGTGCTACAACCCCAAATGACTTGAGCATGAATGCTGAGGAAGTGCACAAGATCACCATTCTAAATCGTCCTGAAGAGGTTCCTGAACCCTCTTGTGAATTCCAAGGAAACAAAAGAGTTGAACGCGAGCAGGCAAATCTTATATCACTGGGATGTGATCACAAGAGTGAAACTTTTGAATTCCATTCTAGTGATTTAGACATGTGTACACCAGTATTGCCGTGGGTAAATGGGGATGGTACAATCAACAACATTGTTTACAAGGGACTCGTCCGCCGCATTCTTGGTATTTTGATGCAAAATCCTGGAATGTTAGAG GATGACATCATCAACAGGATGAATGCATTGAATCCTCAG
- the LOC127794928 gene encoding uncharacterized protein LOC127794928 isoform X3 → MHIQAESHNKGVAYRVWTSRNLSPATPNSVFGNQEIVLKGDAASNPSAGELAPAIPESDLWTSKAEVRDIGTSLENAVEPELSCGSAERELCTVSTAGVTNVAALETSSLPLSMPHKQRSYPIYPCLNLTAASAQREQWVLQRLQEEKFIVRAELRRELERLGKDKQTTMDRKTLDRTLNKLQQEGYCKCIRVSVPVVSNCGRNRTTEVVLQPSIDVSPELLCQIHERLRSFDFEVRAEGSSRLKKCESVPVLDGVQRIFKSEKLDVQAEKSEAMRANGFVLAKMVRTKLLHLHLWSHLSSSAGWDGALSSGKHGYDLKNPHSTCKLFSLDAAIKAMPLELFLQVVGSTQKFEDMIEKCRSGLCLSNLSEQEYKHLMDTRATGRLSCIIDILRRLKLIRLVRDGHSEDIINVSHATLAYALELRPYVEEPISIIGPSSGVIPFDLRPQIRHDFILTSRNAVDEYWNTLEYSYAAADSRAALHAFPGSAVHEVFLSRSWASVRVMTAEQRAELLKRVFSDDPNKKFSFKDCEKIAKDLNLTLEQVLRVYYDKRQQRLSKFQGSLNVDGEEFQSVNKRHVSSLRKRKQSSEGRSSKHAKVGTIDEHSSGTRIHGLSSIDSQFTEEQSSFVTCSGEQDSYLDTCQDEVPMEPIQEPEPNGESEHHSFFHECALSRMKPTCKRKFSWTEKAERQLVIEYVRHRAALGANFHRTDWSSLPRLPAPPDACKRRMALLNSDLKFRKAVMRLCNVLGERYAKHLDKLGNRSSNSTGCRVRDSFLRKDCHRTPDDVERNEELGFEGNWDNFDDKNVKIALDEVLQYKRMFKLDSSRRDGSVVERQSDLRIGAKGHAPLETELTSLTPNEEIHNHGGGNDGHPKRLSCHHLPPKYIKLLKGGISVGRGAHESLAISNAAELFKLVFLSTSTAPEVLNMLTKTLRRYSEHDLFAAFNYLREKRIMVGGSGGNPFALSQQFLHNISSSPFPINTGKRAAKFASWLQEKEKDLIEEGIDLTADLQCGDIFYLCALIFSGELIISAYLPDEGVGEVEDSRSLKRKSDYRQACSPDVVKKMKLSVAGEGEIISRREKGFPGIRLCVTRATLSTLDAIDLFKDGDIHNGTPTFSKNDKVNTSSSINVDSAAFSYSHIKQAHNEGSSILTTVTNKSEWETMASYAENLISLPSHEQQASPFCPELFRDVYLAIQKAGDQGLSMEEVSQVMNPQGEHMPELIVDVLEAFGRALKVNAYNSVHVVDSLYRSKYFLTSITPHNHDLEVKSCTNFKSNDRHLNHGSDTHEDVGATTPNDLSMNAEEVHKITILNRPEEVPEPSCEFQGNKRVEREQANLISLGCDHKSETFEFHSSDLDMCTPVLPWVNGDGTINNIVYKGLVRRILGILMQNPGMLEDDIINRMNALNPQGCRTLLKLMILDNHISVRKMHQYTSGEPPAILGRLLGSNFRRSKLIWREHFFANPMSTALL, encoded by the exons ATGCATATTCAGGCAGAAAGCCATAACAAAGGCGTGGCTTATCGAGTTTGGACATCTAGAAATTTAAGTCCTGCCACACCCAATAGTGTTTTTGGTAATCAAGAAATTGTCTTGAAAGGAGATGCTGCTTCTAATCCATCTGCAGGGGAGTTGGCTCCAGCCATTCCGGAGTCAGATCTTTGGACTTCTAAAGCTGAAGTTAGAGACATTGGTACATCTCTAGAGAATGCAGTTGAACCAGAACTTTCTTGTGGTTCTGCTGAACGTG AACTTTGTACTGTGAGTACTGCAGGTGTAACAAATGTTGCTGCGCTTGAAACGTCATCCCTTCCCTTGTCAATGCCCCATAAACAACGATCATATCCAATTTATCCCTGCCTCAATTTGACTGCAGCTAGCGCCCAAAGGGAGCAGTGGGTCCTTCAAAGATTACAG GAGGAAAAGTTTATTGTAAGAGCTGAGTTACGTAGGGAGCTTGAGAGACTGGGGAAGGACAAGCAGACAACAATGGACAGAAAGACACTAGACCGTACTCTGAATAAACTTCAGCAGGAAGGATATTGTAAATGCATTCGGGTTAGTGTCCCTGTTGTTTCGAACTGTGGCCGCAATCGTACAACAGAGGTGGTTCTGCAACCATCTATTGACGTATCCCCTGAATTATTATGCCAAATTCATGAGAGACTAAGGTCTTTTGACTTTGAAGTCCGTGCTGAAGGTTCATCTCGATTGAAGAAATGTGAATCAGTTCCTGTCCTGGATGGTGTTCAGAGAATCTTTAAAAGTGAAAAATTAGATGTCCAAGCTGAAAAGTCAGAGGCCATGCGTGCTAATGGATTTGTATTGGCAAAGATGGTTCGTACAAAGCTACTCCATCTCCATCTGTGGAGCCATCTCAGTAGTTCTGCTGGTTGGGACGGTGCTttatcatctggcaaacatggatATGACCTGAAGAATCCGCACAGCACTTGCAAACTTTTTTCACTTGATGCAGCTATTAAGGCCATGCCACTTGAGCTGTTCTTGCAAGTTGTAGGGTCTACTCAAAAATTTGAAGATATGATTGAGAAATGTAGGAGCGGTTTGTGTCTTTCTAATCTTTCTGAACAGGAATACAAACATCTGATGGATACCCGAGCAACTGGAAGGTTGTCATGCATTATTGACATTTTACGCCGTCTAAAG TTGATTCGGCTTGTAAGAGATGGACATTCAGAAGATATAATCAATGTTTCACATGCTACTCTCGCATATGCACTGGAACTTAGACCTTATGTTGAGGAACCTATCTCAATAATTGGGCCATCTTCTGGTGTCATCCCTTTTGATCTTCGCCCTCAAATTAGACATGATTTTATTCTTACAAGCAGGAATGCTGTTGATGAATACTGGAATACCTTAGAGTATAGTTATGCTGCTGCCGATTCGAGAGCTGCTTTACATGCATTCCCTGGTTCTGCAGTTCATGAG GTATTTCTTTCCCGATCATGGGCCTCAGTCCGGGTTATGACAGCAGAACAGCGTGCTGAGCTTCTCAAGCGTGTTTTCAGTGATGacccaaataagaaattttcttttaaagattGTGAGAAGATTGCAAAGGATCTTAATTTGACATTAGAGCAG GTGCTTCGTGTCTATTATGATAAGCGACAACAGCGACTTTCAAAGTTTCAGGGATCCCTAAATGTTGATGGGGAGGAGTTTCAGTCAGTAAACAAGAGACATGTTTCATCTTTGCGGAAAAGAAAACAATCTTCTGAGGGAAGATCATCAAAGCATGCAAAAGTTGGTACTATAGATGAGCACTCTAGTGGTACGAGGATCCATGGGTTATCTAGTATTGATAGTCAGTTTACAGAAGAACAAAGTTCCTTTGTAACTTGTTCAGGGGAGCAGGACAGTTATTTAGATACATGTCAAGATGAAGTTCCCATGGAGCCAATACAGGAGCCAGAGCCAAATGGAGAATCAGAGCATCACTCTTTTTTTCATGAGTGTGCCCTTTCAAGAATGAAGCCAACATGTAAAAGAAAGTTTTCATGGACAGAAAAGGCAGAAAG GCAACTGGTAATAGAATATGTAAGACACCGTGCTGCTCTTGGTGCAAACTTTCACCGTACAGATTGGTCTTCACTTCCACGTCTTCCAGCACCTCCTGATGCCTGCAAAAGAAGAATGGCATTGCTGAACAGTGATTTGAAGTTTAGAAAAGCTGTAATGAGACTCTGTAACGTGCTTGGAGAGCGATATGCGAAACACTTGGATAAACTGGGAAACAGATCATCAAATAGTACTGGCTGCAGAGTTCGGGATTCATTTCTTAGGAAAGATTGCCACAGGACACCTGATGATGTTGAACGTAATGAGGAGTTGGGCTTTGAGGGAAATTGGGATAATTTTGATGACAAAAATGTAAAGATTGCCCTTGATGAAGTTCTCCAATACAAAAGGATGTTTAAGTTAGATTCCTCTAGAAGAGATGGTTCTGTTGTAGAGCGACAGTCAGATCTGAGAATAGGTGCTAAAGGACAT GCTCCCTTGGAAACTGAACTAACTTCTCTCACACCTAATGAGGAAATTCACAACCATGGTGGTGGGAATGATGGTCATCCTAAGAGATTGAGTTGTCATCACCTTCCTCCAAAGTATATTAAGCTTTTGAAAGGAGGAATCAGTGTTGGTAGAGGGGCACACGAATCTTTAGCTATTTCCAATGCTGCAGAGCTATTTAAGCTTGTCTTCCTGAGCACCTCAACAGCTCCAGAGGTGCTGAATATGCTTACAAAAACATTAAGGCGTTATTCTGAGCATgatctttttgctgcctttaaCTACCTTAGAGAGAAGAGAATTATG GTTGGGGGCAGTGGAGGCAATCCGTTTGCACTTTCTCAACAGTTCCTGCATAATATTTCATCATCTCCATTTCCAATTAACACAGGAAAAAGGGCTGCCAAGTTTGCTAGTTGGctccaagaaaaagaaaaagatctcATTGAAGAGGGGATTGATCTCACTGCAGATTTGCAATGTGGAGACATTTTCTATTTGTGTGCTCTAATTTTTTCTGGAGAGTTGATAATTTCAGCATACTTGCCAGATGAGGGTGTGGGAGAGGTTGAGGACTCTAGATCATTGAAACGCAAATCTGATTATCGCCAGGCGTGCAGTCCTGATGTGGTAAAAAAGATGAAACTTTCTGTGGCAGGAGAAGGTGAAATTATTTCTCGCCGAGAAAAAGGCTTTCCTGGTATTAGGTTATGTGTAACTCGTGCCACACTTTCAACGCTTGATGCTATAGATTTGTTCAAAGATGGAGATATCCATAATGGCACACCTACTTTTAGCAAAAATGATAAAGTCAACACATCTTCAAGTATAAATGTTGACAGTGCTGCATTTTCATATAGCCATATCAAGCAAGCCCATAATGAGGGGAGCAGCATTCTGACAACTGTTACCAATAAGTCAGAGTGGGAAACTATGGCAAGCTATGCTGAAAATTTGATATCTTTGCCTAGTCACGAACAACAGGCCAGTCCTTTTTGTCCTGAGCTTTTTAGAGATGTTTACTTGGCCATTCAGAAAGCTGGAGACCAAGGTTTGAGCATGGAGGAAGTCTCCCAGGTCATGAACCCACAAG GGGAACATATGCCAGAACTTATTGTTGATGTACTTGAAGCTTTTGGGAGGGCTTTAAAG GTCAATGCTTATAACTCTGTCCATGTTGTTGATTCCTTATACCGTTCAAAGTATTTCTTGACCTCAATCACCCCTCATAATCATGATCTGGAGGTGAAATCATGTACAAATTTCAAAAGTAATGATAGGCACTTGAATCATGGGTCGGACACTCATGAAGATGTTGGTGCTACAACCCCAAATGACTTGAGCATGAATGCTGAGGAAGTGCACAAGATCACCATTCTAAATCGTCCTGAAGAGGTTCCTGAACCCTCTTGTGAATTCCAAGGAAACAAAAGAGTTGAACGCGAGCAGGCAAATCTTATATCACTGGGATGTGATCACAAGAGTGAAACTTTTGAATTCCATTCTAGTGATTTAGACATGTGTACACCAGTATTGCCGTGGGTAAATGGGGATGGTACAATCAACAACATTGTTTACAAGGGACTCGTCCGCCGCATTCTTGGTATTTTGATGCAAAATCCTGGAATGTTAGAG GATGACATCATCAACAGGATGAATGCATTGAATCCTCAG